Genomic window (Streptomyces cadmiisoli):
CGAACCGGCCGGGCAGTCCGTCGGCAGGGTCCGGGCCAGCTCACGCTTCACGGCGGCGATGCCGCTGAGCTGGCGGGCCAGCTCCTCGTACTGCCCCTGTCCGGCCATGACGTCTCCCGAGTTTGTTGCTTAGAGCAACCATAGGAACAGTTGGTTGCCGCAGGCAAACTAAAAGGGGTGTACCCGACATAAAAACTTGGCAAAGGCAACTATTGGCGGGTGTAAAGGGCCCGGTGGGGTGGGTGAGGGGTGGTGCGCACACCCCCCGGCCGGGATGACCGGCGGCGGAGGGGCCGAGGCCCACCGGGAACCCGCACTTGGGCAGCCCCGGCATATTCGCTAGGGTCTGGGCGCATGGCCAACACCCAGAACCCGCAGGGCAACCACGACCCCGCAGGCAGCACCCAGATGTTCCGCGCGTTCGTCGACGAGGAGCCCCAGGCCCGGCAGCAGGCCGCCGCCCCGGCGGGTCCGCGCATCGGCCTCATCCTCGGCATCGCGGCCGCCGTCGTGGTGGTCGCCGCGGTCGTCTGGCTGGCGCTGAAGTAGCTCACTTCCACCGGACGTCGACGTCGCGCGTCTCGATGTGCATGCCGAGCGGCACGCGCCAGGCGTCGACGCACACCGTCCAGGTCCCTTCCTTCCGGGCGCCGGCCCCGATCGGCGCCGGAAGCGCCACCTCGGACTCCAGGGTCGCCCAGTCGATCCCGAGCGCGCCGATCACATGCGTCCCGAAGGTCACCGTGCCCGAACGCACCGCGCTCGCGCCGGTGTTGTGAAAGGCGAGGGTGACCTTCTCGCACCAGCGCCGGTCGGTGGGCTCCCGTTCGGGCGCGCCGACACTCAGCACCGCCGGACCCGGGGGTGCCGCCGGAGTGGGGGAGGGCGTCGAGGGCCGCGGACTCCCCGCCGCGGGTCCGGGGCGCGCACCCTCGCCCGAGGGGGCGTCGGCGCCCGGCGCGTCCGCCCGGCCGCCGCTCGCGGCCGCGGAGCCCGCACCGTCCGATCCGTCGCCGCCGTCCGGTCCGGTCGCGCCGTCCGGGTCGCCCGTCGGATCCGAACCGGGCCCTGTCTCCGTCGACGACCGGCCTGAACCCGCGCCCTCGGCGGCGGTTCCGTCCCTGTCCGGTTCGGCCGTTCCGTCGAGCGGGACCAGCCGCACGTCCCCCGTCGGACCCGCCTGAGCGCGCCCGGACGGGCCGCCACCGGCGCCGACCGCGACGTATCCGCCCCCGCCGTCCCCGCCGCCGAATCCGGTGAGGACCGCTCCGAGGCAGACGACGGCCGCCGACGCACCGATCACGGCGCCTCGACGGCCAGATGTCCAGGTCGCTGGAAGCATCGCGCCATAGTGGCTGACGCTCCGTCAAATAGGAAGTGCTCAGTCGGAGATGAGCCCCTCACGGAGCTGGGCCAGGGTCCGGGTGAGGAGCCGGGAGACGTGCATCTGGGAGATGCCGACCTCCTCGCCGATCTGCGACTGGGTCATGTTGGCGAAGAAGCGCAGCATGATGATCCGCCGCTCGCGGGGCGGAAGCTTGGCCAGCAGCGGCTTGAGGGACTCGCGGTACTCCACGCCCTCCAGTGCCGTGTCCTCGTAGCCGAGGCGGTCGGCCAGCGAGCCCTCGCCGCCGTCGTCCTCGGGGGCCGGGGAGTCCAGCGAGGACGCCGTGTACGCGTTGCCGACGGCGAGGCCGTCGACGACGTCCTCCTCCGAGACACCGAGCACGGTGGCGAGTTCGGTGACCGTCGGGGAGCGGTCCAGCTTCTGGGACAGCTCGTCGCTGGCCTTCGTCAGGGCCAGGCGCAGTTCCTGGAGGCGGCGCGGCACGCGCACCGACCAGGACGTGTCCCGGAAGAACCGCTTGATCTCGCCGACCACCGTGGGCATCGCGAACGTCGGGAACTCCACGCCCCGTTCGCAGTCGAACCGGTCGATCGCCTTGATCAGCCCGATCGTGCCGACCTGGACGATGTCCTCCATCGGCTCGTTGCGGGAGCGGAAGCGGGCTGCCGCGTACCGGACGAGGGGGAGGTTGAGCTCGATCAGGGTGTCCCGGACGTAGGCACGCTCCGGGGAGTCCGCGTCGAGGGCGGCGAGCCGCAGGAACAGGGAGCGGGACAGGGTGCGGGTGTCGATGGCCTCCGAGGTTTCCGGAGCCTGCGGGTCCGGTGAGGCCGGGGCGGGCGTGGCCGGGGCCGGCGCGGCCGCGAGGGCCGACACGTCATGGAGAGCGTCGATGGCGTCGAGCACGTCGAGAGCCTCCGGCGCTGCCTCGCCCTTAGTGAGCGTCAGCACCTTCGAGCTGCCCTGGTCTGCGGACATGCCACCCCCTTTGGGTCGCGGGACGGTCGCGGCGGGCGTTCCGGTCGAGGAACGTCAGCCTTCACCTGAATACCGGAGCAGGGGCACCGGCAAACGCACTTCCCGCAGAATGTCACATGTCGGCAACACGCTGTAGAGACATGTCGACACGTGAGATACGGATCCGCCCTGGAAGAAGGGGGTCTGACGGTTCCTCGGCCCGATTTTCGCGCCATCACCGCTGGTGAACGATTCGCTCGTGCCGGTTACGACTCGATCCCGCTTTCGGTTGTGCGCCGGTTCGATCCGGGGCGCTGTGGAGATCGGGTCCGGGGGCTGTGGAGATCGAGTCCGGGGTGGCGCGGAGATGGGGTCCCGGGTGGCGCGGAGATGGGCCACGGAGCGCTGTGGAGGTCGGCCACGGGGTGGCGCGGACGCCGGGTCCGGGGTGGCGCGGAGATGGGGTCCCGGGTGGCGCGGGGACGGGCCACGGAGCGCTGTGGA
Coding sequences:
- a CDS encoding RNA polymerase sigma factor SigF codes for the protein MSADQGSSKVLTLTKGEAAPEALDVLDAIDALHDVSALAAAPAPATPAPASPDPQAPETSEAIDTRTLSRSLFLRLAALDADSPERAYVRDTLIELNLPLVRYAAARFRSRNEPMEDIVQVGTIGLIKAIDRFDCERGVEFPTFAMPTVVGEIKRFFRDTSWSVRVPRRLQELRLALTKASDELSQKLDRSPTVTELATVLGVSEEDVVDGLAVGNAYTASSLDSPAPEDDGGEGSLADRLGYEDTALEGVEYRESLKPLLAKLPPRERRIIMLRFFANMTQSQIGEEVGISQMHVSRLLTRTLAQLREGLISD